Proteins encoded by one window of Fibrobacter sp.:
- a CDS encoding acyl-[acyl-carrier-protein] thioesterase yields MIDIYALSKNPLVFQKTRTITSAYIDVSGKMGLAQTVLMVQDNITENFGSIKMDNFVVKEKGGFWVVYKAKFKFLRRPYWRDKVVTTSFPADNQLIRLNENTAITTVEGDPIIFAKQEMCCLSMDRHRPMRLSSVNFPTEGFPEAFITDDFDRFNVKPEEYKEVYRQKVLPQHIDMSHHMNNIEYVKLALNVFSASDLELCIPSALEIHYLGESKEGQTMKIFRADHNGATYMRILDETDRPVFEMKLRMM; encoded by the coding sequence ATGATCGATATCTACGCTTTGTCGAAAAACCCGCTTGTTTTCCAAAAGACGAGGACAATCACCTCGGCTTATATTGACGTATCCGGAAAGATGGGACTTGCCCAAACTGTACTCATGGTTCAGGACAACATAACCGAAAATTTCGGATCCATCAAGATGGACAACTTCGTGGTGAAGGAAAAGGGCGGCTTCTGGGTCGTTTACAAGGCGAAGTTCAAGTTCCTGCGCAGGCCGTACTGGCGCGACAAGGTGGTGACCACGTCGTTCCCGGCGGATAACCAGCTGATTCGACTCAACGAGAATACGGCCATCACGACTGTCGAAGGCGACCCGATCATCTTCGCCAAACAGGAGATGTGTTGCCTCAGCATGGACAGGCATCGTCCGATGCGGCTTTCGTCCGTGAACTTCCCGACGGAAGGGTTCCCGGAAGCGTTCATTACCGATGACTTTGACCGGTTCAACGTGAAGCCCGAGGAATACAAGGAAGTCTACCGGCAGAAGGTTTTGCCGCAGCATATCGACATGTCGCATCACATGAACAACATCGAGTACGTGAAGCTCGCATTGAACGTGTTCAGCGCTTCCGATTTGGAACTCTGCATTCCGTCGGCTCTGGAAATCCACTACCTGGGCGAATCGAAGGAAGGGCAGACCATGAAGATTTTCCGCGCCGACCACAACGGTGCGACCTACATGCGTATTCTCGACGAGACCGACCGTCCCGTCTTCGAAATGAAACTACGCATGATGTAG
- a CDS encoding carbohydrate-binding family 9-like protein produces the protein MLLKPNMNWEKNCGIALPTVMANVHNDGAFLQVDFFVEEPLDCFRSEVMEDGGNSWEDSCVEIFIENPSDHSEYYNFETTSRGFILAAHGPDRENRTPLSSARLAQIERSKQLASVIGDFISWNVSIRIPASLFGLHSFEGVQLRGNLYKCADKAKTPHYLSAFPIETEKPDFHRPEFFDFLV, from the coding sequence ATGCTCCTGAAACCGAACATGAACTGGGAAAAGAACTGCGGAATTGCGCTCCCCACCGTGATGGCAAACGTCCATAACGACGGCGCTTTTCTCCAAGTTGATTTTTTTGTCGAAGAACCGCTGGACTGCTTCCGCTCCGAAGTCATGGAAGACGGCGGCAACAGCTGGGAAGACTCCTGCGTCGAAATCTTCATCGAGAATCCGTCGGACCATTCCGAATACTACAATTTCGAGACGACGAGCCGCGGGTTCATCCTTGCGGCACACGGCCCCGACCGCGAGAACCGCACGCCGCTGAGCAGCGCGCGCCTTGCGCAGATAGAACGCTCGAAGCAACTCGCGAGCGTCATCGGGGATTTCATCAGCTGGAACGTGAGCATCCGGATTCCCGCAAGCCTGTTCGGGCTGCATTCCTTCGAAGGCGTGCAACTGCGCGGGAACCTGTACAAGTGCGCCGACAAGGCGAAGACGCCGCATTACCTGAGCGCCTTCCCGATAGAAACAGAAAAGCCGGATTTTCACCGGCCCGAGTTCTTCGATTTTCTGGTATAA